Part of the Woronichinia naegeliana WA131 genome, TCATTTTCTGTGTCTTGGTTAAGGGTTTGCATTAAAATAGCTCCAGCCCCAAAGCTATCATAGGGAGTCGGTAATTCATAGGTTTTGAATGGTTCTAAGGGGGCAATATTTTCGGCAGTATCTAAATCTTCGGCTAAGATACAAATCAGTTTAAGTTTTTCGATCGCTGACAGTTTACGAGCATTGGGAAGAACATCAGCTAAGGTCATCATTTACCTCTCAGTATATTGTGGATTTAATGTTTCTATTGTAGCTTTATTTAACTTTTATGATGATTGCCGTTCTCAAAACGATAAATTCTTACAACGCGATCGCTTTTTAAACTTTATAACCAGCGATCGCCATTCTTAAAAACAATCAACTTCTGAAACGCGATCGCCGTTCTCAAAACAATCAACCCTAATAACGCGATCGCCTATTGTCCGACAAAAAAATCGCTGTCTTATTCTTCTTTTTAAAAATGAGAGAGCGATTTGTGTTTTAATTTGACCGTTGCATCTACTAAATTGTAGGAAATTATCCAAGATTGATCAACATATTTAGACCTGTTGAGGATCGCTTTCTCCAATATGAACGTATGTTAATTGGACGTTAGCCTTAACACTGTTAAGATGTAAATCGTTCACATTTAATGCTTCTAAAAGATTATCTTTTAAGACAAACATTCTTCGCTTACGGGTCACGGTGCTATGGCTTCTTAGGAAATCCGCATCGGCAGTATCGGGCGGTAATGCAGTAAGTTGAGGTCTAATACTAAACCTTAAATCAATATCACTCCCTGGATCACTAGGATCAACACCGACAATCGTTACCTTTTCCAAGACGACCAAATCATTATTGGCTATAAAATCTATTTCCTCTATCGCACAAGAATAAGAGTAATTTACTTCAAGGAAGACAGCAATTCTCTTGTCCCCAGGCAAGGCATGAGGAACCTTGCCCTCATTTACAGTTAGTTTAGGAAGATTCGTTAGCTTCATTGGCGAACACCTCAGTACGTAATTACAAAAAATTGATTGACTTGTCTCTAAATCTTCCAAGAGAACAGAAGTGTTTCGCCATGCTGTTTTCCTAGTTTTACCGTGCTAGGCTTGGTTACTAATTGAAAAGGAGGATCACCCGTAATCGTTGCTGTTAAACTAGCATCGGAAATTTCAATGAATTGATCATTGAAAAAATCGTTTAGATTACCACTCTGAGGATTAAATTCAATCACTTGTTTTAAAGCAACACTACCCATCCTGAAAGTCCATTGATCCGAATTACTGGGATCTGAAAACAACATTTCCCTCGTAATTTCATCTACTCCACTTGAATCAAAAATATTGGTGTTCGTAAATGTGATTCGTTGCTTGGTTGCTGCAAAGTTAAATGTCCTGGTAGATTTTGGAGAAATATCTTGACCACCACCAGTCGTACTACCAGCAAATCTCAGAGGAAACTCCCGACTGCCTAAAAGCAAATTGAGACCAAAATAGAGTACGTCGCTTTGGACATATTTAATTGTGTAGTTAAAACTCAAATCAAAACTGGCTGCCATGATTTTACTCCTTTTAATTAATAAAGTATGTTTTTTACACGACTGGGAAATCTATCTTTAAAACCTTGCTCAATAAAGGTTCCAGAGGATAGATATTTTAGCTTTTTCAACGAAGATGCTGGATTTCAGACCTGTAATTGAGTGCTAAACTTTCTAAGTTGTGTTTTTATACAATACCACATTTAGCACATTTATTATCTGATGGTATCTCTATTAACCGACGAATGAATGACTCAAAGTGATCATCTTTACAAATTATTCCCAATAAAGGGAAGCCGCGATCGCTAGGAAAATGACTCAGACCGCCCTTACAATAGATGAGCAGTTTTAACCGCCTACGTCCGATCTGAATGCAACCTACCGATCCAAGCAAATTTACCGAACAAGCCTGGGACGCGATCGTCAAATCCCAGGAAGTCGCCCGTCGCTATAAAAATACCAATTTGGAAGTTGAACATATTATCTTGGCTTTACTGGAGCAGGATAAGGGCTTGGCGGCTCGCATTTTTCAACGGGCAACGGTTGACCTGGAAACCCTACAGCAACAGCTTGAGGTCTTCACCAATCGGCAGGCGAAACAGAGTTATGTGGAACAGCTTTACCTCGGTCGCAGTTTGGATGTGATGCTGGATAAGGCGGATGCGGCACGGGAAAGTTGGGGCGATAAGTTTATTTCCGTTGAACATTTGCTGGTCGGATTTGCCGAAGATGAACGGGTAGGACGCAAAACCTTGCGGGTGTTTAACCTGGATCCTCAAGATTTGGAGGTAGCGATTAAGAGTATTCGCGGTTCCCAAAAGGTGACGGAACCCAATCAGGAAGAAAAGTATGAGGCGTTGGAAAAGTATGGGCGTGATCTAACGGAACAGGCTCGACAGGGTAAGCTTGATCCTGTTATTGGTCGAGATGAGGAGATTCGGCGAGTAATACAGGTGTTGTCTCGTCGTTCTAAAAATAATCCTGTCTTGATTGGGGAACCTGGGGTCGGTAAAACCGCGATCGCCGAAGGATTAGCGCAACGAATTATCAATGGAGATGTGCCTGAATCCTTGAAAAATCGGCAGTTAATTTCCCTCGATATGGGCAGTTTAATTGCGGGGGCCAAATATCGCGGAGAATTTGAAGAAAGACTGCGATCGGTAATGAAAGAAGTCACCAATTCCGATGGACAAATTATTCTCTTTATTGATGAAGTACATACCGTTGTCGGGGCGGGCGGACGGGAAGGTTCGGGATCAATGGATGCGGGTAATTTATTGAAACCGATGTTAGCACGGGGGGAATTGCGTTGTATTGGCGCGACGACTTTAGATGAATATCGCAAAAATATTGAAAAAGACCCTGCTTTAGAACGCCGTTTTCAACAGGTTTATGTCAAACAACCGAGTGTGGAAGATACCATTTCTATTCTGCGCGGTTTAAAGGAAAAGTATGAAGTCCATCATGGCGTAAAAATCACCGATTCGGCTCTAGTCGCGGCGGCTATGCTTTCCCATCGTTATATTCAAGACCGTTTTCTGCCCGATAAAGCTATTGATTTAGTAGATGAAGCGGCGGCTCGTTTAAAGATGGAAATTACATCTAAACCCGTCGAATTAGAAGTGATTGATCGGCGATTAATGCAATTACAAATGGAAAAACTTTCCCTGGAAGGAGAGGAAAAACGCCCTGGTTTAGGAGCGGATAAATCTTCCAAGGAACGTCTCGAAAAAATTCAACAGGAAATCACTGAATTAGAAAGTCAGCAACAAGAATTATCGGGTCAATGGCTTTCCGAAAAGCAACTATTAGAGGAAATTAATAACCTCAAGGAAGAGGAAGAACAAGTGCGTCGGCAAGTGGAAAAAGCGGAACGGGATTACGATCTCAATAAAGCTGCTCAACTGAAATACGGCAAACTCGAAGTCCTACAAACGGCGATCGAAGAAAAGGAAAGCAAACTGTTAGAAATTCAAGGGTCTGGCAATACCCTCTTGCGAGAAGAAGTTACCGAAGCTGATATTGCTGAAATTGTTGCCAGTTCGACAGGGATTCCCCTGAATCGTCTCTTGGAAACGGA contains:
- the clpB gene encoding ATP-dependent chaperone ClpB, whose protein sequence is MQPTDPSKFTEQAWDAIVKSQEVARRYKNTNLEVEHIILALLEQDKGLAARIFQRATVDLETLQQQLEVFTNRQAKQSYVEQLYLGRSLDVMLDKADAARESWGDKFISVEHLLVGFAEDERVGRKTLRVFNLDPQDLEVAIKSIRGSQKVTEPNQEEKYEALEKYGRDLTEQARQGKLDPVIGRDEEIRRVIQVLSRRSKNNPVLIGEPGVGKTAIAEGLAQRIINGDVPESLKNRQLISLDMGSLIAGAKYRGEFEERLRSVMKEVTNSDGQIILFIDEVHTVVGAGGREGSGSMDAGNLLKPMLARGELRCIGATTLDEYRKNIEKDPALERRFQQVYVKQPSVEDTISILRGLKEKYEVHHGVKITDSALVAAAMLSHRYIQDRFLPDKAIDLVDEAAARLKMEITSKPVELEVIDRRLMQLQMEKLSLEGEEKRPGLGADKSSKERLEKIQQEITELESQQQELSGQWLSEKQLLEEINNLKEEEEQVRRQVEKAERDYDLNKAAQLKYGKLEVLQTAIEEKESKLLEIQGSGNTLLREEVTEADIAEIVASSTGIPLNRLLETERQKLLQLEGHLHQRVIGQAEAVAAVSAAIRRARAGMKDPSRPIGSFLFMGPTGVGKTELARALAGFLFDSEEAMVRIDMSEYMEKHAVSRLIGAPPGYVGYEEGGQLSEAVRRRPYSVVLLDEVEKAHLDVFNILLQVLDDGRITDSQGRVVDFRNTIIVMTSNIGSDHILSLSGDDADYDKMQKQVMQSLRSHFRPEFLNRIDDLIIFHTLKRDELRRIVVLQIKRIEQLLDEQKITLSLSESALDHIVSAGYDPVYGARPLKRAIQRELENPIATKILENAFMAGDKILIDCVDNQLVFGKQEEVQEEAIALEDDVPLVEVEVVSS